CGATTTTTTTCAGGACTATCAATATCGAGTACACCGATGACGGTGCCTTCTTTTATAATCGGTACAACAATTTCGGAATTAGAAGCGCTGTCACAAGCGATATGCCCTGGAAATTGATGAACATCTGCAACAAGTTGTGTTTTTTTTGTTTCAGCTGCTACGCCGCAAACACCGCGTCCAAATGGAATACGAACGCACGCAGGCATTCCTTGAAATGGCCCGAGTACAAGTTGATTTCCTTCTGTCACATAAAAGCCAACCCAGTTAATACGCTCTAAAAATTGGTTTAAAAGAGCAGAAGCATTTGCTAAATTTGCGACCACATTTGATTCACCCGTTAACAATGCATTAAGTTGTTTGATTACTGTTTCATATTGCTGCTCACGTGATCCTGCATAACTTTCTTTTGTAAACATGGAAACGGCACCCTTTCTATCGAGAAATGTAAAATCATAGCAAAATACGCTGTATTTCATATGACTTTGTCGATAGAAAATTAAAGGAATTTGTCTTAAAAGTCAAGAAATTTACATTATAGCTGTTCAGGGTGAGAGGAAGTGAGCGCATGAAGCAGACGAAACAAAAGGTAATTGATGCGGCAATTTCATTGTTTTATACGAAAGGGTACGATGGAACATCGGTGCGAGATATTGCAAAGCGGGCGGATGTGAATGTGGCCAATATTTCATATTATTTTGCTGGAAAGCAAGGTTTATTAGAACAGCTTATAACTGATTTTTTAGAAGGATATGTCGGGGTAATTGAAAGGTCATTTGAACAAAGAGAGTATTTGCCAGCTAAAGAAGTGATGAATCAAATTGTACGAGGAATTTTACGCTATCAGTTTGAGCATAGGGAACTTACTCGGTTTTTTTACCGAGAGCTTTCAATTGATACAACGTTGATCCGGGAAGTGATGACTGTTTATTTTTCTAAAGAAAGATATTATATAGAGCAAATCATTAAGCAGGGGCAAGTGCAGCAAGAGTTTCAAAAGGTGTCTTTTACAATGTTTATGACGCAATTAAAGGGCATGATAAACATGCCGTATTTATATCCACAATATATATCGGAGGTACTGCATTCGTTTCCATCAGAAACATTCTTTTTGGAAATGTATACGAAAGAAGTAGAGCAATGGATGGAACAAATATTATGTTTAACGCATATGTATTATCCGTTACCGAGAGCAGTCCATATGTAAAATACCCCCGCCATATTTTAGGTGGGGATATTTTTTGGCGTGTTTTTCAAGAAGTGATTTCTTCTTGGATACGCTCTTGCTTTCGTTGCCATAAGTTGTTGCATAGTAAAGCGATAATGGTAATCATCGCTCCAATTACTTCAATTTCTTCAATTTTATAGCCTCGAAAAATCGATCCGATAAGTGCCAGTACAGGAACTAAATTCATAAATAAAATACCGTTAATGGATGAAATATATCGATTGCCCATATTCCAACAAAAGACGGCGATAACTCCTGCGATAATCGACATATAAAATAGCTCAAAGCGAACTGTGACGATTGTATGGAGAGGCGGTACAGAAATCAAGTTTGTATACGTTAGCAAAGCCACAATAAGGACGAGTGAAATGGATCCGAATAAGCAAGTAAGTGCTGTATATCGAAGCGGTGACCAATTTTGAAAACGGGAACCACCATTTGTATAAATGACCCAACACATCACGCCGCATAACATAAATAGATTTGTGGAGACATGACTAGCGGCTCCAAATAATAGGTGAATATTACCTTTTGAAATGACAAGCATAACACCGATAAGTGCACAAAGCATACAAAGAAATGTATAGTTTTGTGGTTTTTTATTTTTTAAGATCCATTGTAATAGTAAAGCAAGCAGCGGCATAAGAGATTGAATCATGGCTGCATGAATAGCCCCTGAAGGTCCTGCTAATTGCTGTCCATAGAAAACAAGAAATCCGTATCCGGCAAAACCGACTGTACCATAAAATAACAAATGGAGAGCTTGTTTTTCTAAGTGAAAAGCGACTTTTCCTTCAATCATGAAGAGAAGAACAGTAAAAATAATAGCTGCGGATCCATAGCGGATTGTTGTGAAAAAGAATGGATCTATAAACTGCAGAGCGCTGGCCATAACAGGAAACATAAATCCCCAAGCTGTTACGGCAAGTAAGCATAAAAGGGACCCAAGTAGCATTTGTTTTTTACTCACGA
This sequence is a window from Bacillus pseudomycoides DSM 12442. Protein-coding genes within it:
- a CDS encoding DMT family transporter, with the protein product MSKKQMLLGSLLCLLAVTAWGFMFPVMASALQFIDPFFFTTIRYGSAAIIFTVLLFMIEGKVAFHLEKQALHLLFYGTVGFAGYGFLVFYGQQLAGPSGAIHAAMIQSLMPLLALLLQWILKNKKPQNYTFLCMLCALIGVMLVISKGNIHLLFGAASHVSTNLFMLCGVMCWVIYTNGGSRFQNWSPLRYTALTCLFGSISLVLIVALLTYTNLISVPPLHTIVTVRFELFYMSIIAGVIAVFCWNMGNRYISSINGILFMNLVPVLALIGSIFRGYKIEEIEVIGAMITIIALLCNNLWQRKQERIQEEITS
- a CDS encoding GAF domain-containing protein, which gives rise to MFTKESYAGSREQQYETVIKQLNALLTGESNVVANLANASALLNQFLERINWVGFYVTEGNQLVLGPFQGMPACVRIPFGRGVCGVAAETKKTQLVADVHQFPGHIACDSASNSEIVVPIIKEGTVIGVLDIDSPEKNRFDEVDQHYLEKFVETLLKHM
- the refZ gene encoding forespore capture DNA-binding protein RefZ, producing MKQTKQKVIDAAISLFYTKGYDGTSVRDIAKRADVNVANISYYFAGKQGLLEQLITDFLEGYVGVIERSFEQREYLPAKEVMNQIVRGILRYQFEHRELTRFFYRELSIDTTLIREVMTVYFSKERYYIEQIIKQGQVQQEFQKVSFTMFMTQLKGMINMPYLYPQYISEVLHSFPSETFFLEMYTKEVEQWMEQILCLTHMYYPLPRAVHM